Proteins from a single region of Punica granatum isolate Tunisia-2019 chromosome 8, ASM765513v2, whole genome shotgun sequence:
- the LOC116189144 gene encoding CRIB domain-containing protein RIC6-like codes for MSTKMKGLLKGLRYISQIFENEKDQEIQIGHPTDVKHVAHIGWDGPSSANSAPSWMNEFKSVAGFSSAPLGVPGDKKEDGSVKWSSEDLTRRGGSVQSCGRCPARDLPDVPKSSRWHSSSNTDAATSSVESPTNLKSEKARQSRRSSKGSQSPAREWSDGTRASHQTADPDLGSSSPVRLDIPKKTRRKKSKESSGGGSTRSSTRSKDQATSLVYESPYSDPGPGSGSGPLSMPKSRDQFGQSSKLEGYDNRDEKAISRIL; via the exons ATGTCAACTAAAATGAAGGGCCTTTTAAAGGGACTAAGATACATTTCCCAAATATTCG AAAATGAGAAAGACCAAGAGATTCAGATAGGGCACCCCACGGATGTGAAGCACGTAGCCCACATTGGGTGGGATGGTCCATCTTCCGCAAATTCTGCTCCCAGCTGG ATGAATGAGTTTAAGTCAGTGGCCGGGTTTTCATCGGCCCCTCTAGGCGTTCCAGGGGACAAGAAGGAGGATGGCTCTGTCAAGTGGTCTTCTGAag ATTTGACCCGAAGAGGAGGTTCAGTACAGTCATGTGGTCGTTGTCCAGCCCGAGACTTGCCGGATGTCCCGAAATCATCTAGATGGCATTCTTCCTCCAACACCGATGCAGCCACTTCATCAGTGGAATCCCCGACCAACTTGAAATCCGAGAAGGCGAGGCAGTCAAGGAGATCCTCAAAGGGGTCACAGTCTCCTGCAAGGGAATGGAGCGACGGGACTAGGGCGTCCCACCAAACAGCAGACCCTGACCTTGGGAGTTCATCCCCAGTGAGGCTGGACATCCCCAAGAAGACACGGAGGAAGAAATCTAAGGAATCATCAGGCGGCGGGTCCACAAGATCATCCACCAGGTCGAAGGACCAAGCCACTTCTCTTGTTTATGAGTCCCCATATTCAGACCCGGGGCCAGGGAGTGGGTCCGGACCACTCTCCATGCCCAAAAGCCGTGATCAATTCGGTCAATCTTCGAAGCTAGAAGGTTATGACAACAGGGATGAGAAGGCAATTAGCAGAATATTATGA
- the LOC116187514 gene encoding protein SCARECROW-like: MKGGFDIVHRALDMIQPHDSWDYDLGVANDPISSSSLLSKPLTVETRCGNNLERNELSEWVERVTRQLIDDSEAGSESLQAEPTVGSSDDSTPRRSARRNYLDAGTNNGNPFHWNENESLACYNSSESNSGNSNSNRGLSRLDEHALSLITLLLECAVAISVDDLGKAHRILLELTQMASPYGPSCAERVVAYFAKAMLSRVVNSWLGICSPLVDYKSIHSAFQFLNNISPFVKFAHFTSNQAILEAFHRQHRVHIIDLDIMQGLQWPALFHILATRMEGPPQITMTAVGNSAELLTDTGKKLSNFARRLGIVFEFHPVAKKFSEIDPSALQVRRGETLAVHWLQHSLYDVAGSDWKMMRLLEQLAPRVITLVEQDIVHGGSFLDRFVGALHYYSTVFDSLGAYLSPDDSNRHKVEHCLLHQEINNILAIGGPARSGEDKYRTWRNELFGRTGSFLQIPMSANAMAQAQLILNMFPPAHGYSLVQADGTLKLGWKDTSLYTASAWTSQHA, encoded by the coding sequence ATGAAAGGGGGATTCGATATAGTCCACAGGGCTCTCGATATGATCCAGCCCCATGACTCATGGGACTACGACCTAGGAGTGGCTAATGATCCGATCTCCAGCTCGTCCCTGTTGTCGAAGCCATTGACGGTCGAAACTCGATGTGGCAATAACTTGGAGAGGAATGAGCTGTCCGAGTGGGTGGAACGCGTCACCAGACAACTCATCGATGACTCGGAGGCGGGGAGCGAGAGCCTGCAGGCTGAGCCTACGGTGGGGTCATCCGATGATTCCACTCCAAGGAGATCTGCCCGAAGAAATTACCTTGATGCGGGAACTAACAATGGTAACCCGTTCCATTGGAACGAAAATGAATCACTTGCTTGTTACAACTCGAGTGAGAGCAATAGTGGGAACAGTAATAGCAATAGAGGGTTGAGTAGGTTAGATGAGCATGCTTTGAGCCTCATAACCCTTCTTTTAGAGTGTGCGGTCGCTATTTCGGTCGATGATTTGGGTAAAGCCCACCGGATACTACTCGAACTGACCCAAATGGCGTCTCCTTATGGCCCATCATGTGCTGAGAGGGTCGTTGCTTACTTTGCCAAGGCCATGTTGAGTCGGGTTGTTAACTCGTGGCTCGGGATCTGCTCCCCTCTGGTTGACTACAAGAGCATCCATTCCGCGTTCCAGTTCCTGAATAACATCTCTCCTTTTGTGAAATTCGCTCACTTCACCTCCAACCAGGCCATCCTGGAAGCTTTCCACCGGCAGCACCGGGTTCACATTATCGACTTGGATATCATGCAGGGACTCCAGTGGCCCGCACTTTTCCACATCCTTGCCACCCGAATGGAGGGTCCTCCCCAGATAACAATGACTGCTGTCGGGAACTCGGCTGAGCTCCTCACTGATACAGGGAAAAAACTCTCCAACTTCGCCAGGCGGCTTGGGATCGTGTTCGAGTTCCATCCAGTGGCCAAGAAGTTCAGCGAGATTGATCCGTCAGCATTACAGGTGAGGAGGGGAGAAACTCTGGCAGTGCATTGGCTCCAGCACTCACTCTACGACGTGGCGGGATCTGACTGGAAGATGATGAGGCTTCTAGAGCAGCTGGCGCCTCGGGTGATCACGCTCGTGGAGCAGGACATTGTGCACGGGGGCTCCTTCCTGGACCGCTTCGTGGGGGCCCTCCACTATTACTCGACTGTGTTCGACTCCCTCGGGGCATACCTATCGCCTGACGATTCCAACAGGCACAAGGTCGAGCACTGCCTCCTGCACCAGGAGATCAACAACATACTGGCTATTGGGGGGCCTGCAAGGAGCGGGGAGGACAAGTACCGGACCTGGAGGAACGAGCTGTTCGGGAGAACTGGGAGCTTCCTCCAAATCCCGATGAGTGCCAACGCCATGGCACAGGCTCAGCTTATACTTAACATGTTCCCACCGGCTCATGGGTATAGTCTTGTCCAAGCGGATGGAACACTCAAACTCGGGTGGAAGGACACCAGCTTGTACACTGCTTCTGCTTGGACTTCTCAACATGCTTAA